Proteins encoded within one genomic window of Ranitomeya variabilis isolate aRanVar5 chromosome 4, aRanVar5.hap1, whole genome shotgun sequence:
- the LOC143766979 gene encoding uncharacterized protein LOC143766979, which produces MPRIQHFDGSVANPLNVSVENTGCVAYVAYVLPSVVSVFPTDPFLKWEAPKFDWLLENLKNYIVLFLQPIFVGFSFVAAMEGVLGRIASLVTDVIFETNRLDIIVREKEAAAERRRMLLQQRRRRRLWIHPINQLRMTRGVQSTLYLELRHNPHKFHNYVRMRIEHFDFLLAKMEDVIRRQDTRMRLAITPAERLMVTLRFLATGESMTSLHYQFRLGISTISGIVKDTCRAVWTTLQPEYIPQPSMEIWLRSAEEFQQICNFPNCVGAVDGKHIRIAKPAGTGSEYYNYKKYFSIVLMAIADANCRFLAVDIGAYGRSNDSQVLKNSPMGRCLYGESYDLPPARPLPGTNDPALEYVFVGDEAFQLSPHLLKPYSSRNLNHTKRVFNYRLTRARRVVECSFGILTAKWRVLLTAIKLKTTTIDKIIYVDVIIFIVIYCGSTL; this is translated from the exons atgccacgcatccagcatttcgacggatccgtcgcaaatccgctaaacgtttccgtcgaaaatactggatgcgttgcatacgttgcatacgttttaccatccgttgtatccgtttttccgacggatccgtttttaaaatgggaggctcccaaatttgattggctactggaaaatttgaaaaactatatagtactgtttttacagcccatctttgtgggttttagttttgtggcagcgatggaaggtgttcttgggaggattgctagtttggttaccgacgttatctttgagacaaatcgcctggatatcatagtacgggagaaggaggcggcagcggagaggcgtaggatgcttctgcagcaacggagacggaggcgactgtggattcatccgattaatcaactacggatgacccggggtgtccagtccactctgtacctggagttgcggcacaatccacacaaattccacaactacgtgcggatgaggattgaacattttgattttttgcttgcaaaaatggaggatgtcatccgaagacaggacacaaggatgaggcttgccatcacaccggcggagcggctgatggtgaccctgcg tttcctagctacgggtgaatctatgacttcgctccattatcagttcaggctgggcatttccactatctctggaatagtgaaggacacatgtcgggctgtttggaccactttgcaaccagagtatatcccccaaccatccatggaaatctggttgcgaagtgctgaagagtttcagcaaatttgcaatttccctaattgtgtgggtgcagttgacgggaaacatataaggattgcgaaaccggcaggaacaggatcagagtattataattataagaagtatttctccatcgtccttatggctattgcagatgccaactgcaggttccttgccgtggacatcggagcatatggacggtccaacgattcgcaagttcttaaaaactctccgatgggtcgttgcctttatggagagagctacgatttaccgccagccagaccactgccaggaacaaatgacccagccctggaatatgtctttgtaggtgatgaagcctttcaactgtcgccgcacctactgaaaccgtacagtagccggaacttaaaccataccaagcgggtctttaattaccggcttactagagcacgaagagtagtggagtgttcctttggcatattgacggcgaagtggcgagttctgctgacggctatcaagctgaaaacaacaactatagacaag atCATCTATGTCGATGTCATCATCTTCATCGTCAtctactgcgggagcacgctgtga